From a region of the Lactuca sativa cultivar Salinas chromosome 4, Lsat_Salinas_v11, whole genome shotgun sequence genome:
- the LOC111914055 gene encoding RING-H2 finger protein ATL46, giving the protein MVANVKLSSMRYQIYKEDGFIGYQQSMPSPPSSSSSFSPPFTVTFHKTSSPSSSPKISPAVLFIIVILAVLFFISGLLHLLVRFLTKHNSQSHSNQSNRFPDGSPSDTLQRQLQQLFHLHDSGLDQTFIDALPVFMYKEVVGAHEPFDCAVCLCEFSENDKLRLLPTCSHAFHISCIDTWLLSNSTCPLCRNTLFDPEFSMDNPIFDFDDPREADEIRVSSKTIDPEQTPIEKGVFSVRLGKFRKLTESEGETGGETSSSNLDARRCYSMGSYEYVVRDTNLRVPLNHHQKDLPNLKFVKGVEERIADHRMDEDIEGKKINIGAKTDSFSVSKIWLWSKKRKFATSSENHHMHNLSAVDMELPRIGRIQGT; this is encoded by the coding sequence ATGGTGGCAAATGTTAAACTTTCTTCGATGAGATATCAAATCTATAAAGAAGATGGGTTTATCGGATATCAACAATCGATGCCTTCTCCACCTTCATCTTCATCGTCGTTTTCACCTCCATTTACTGTAACTTTCCATAAAACATCATCCCCTTCATCCTCTCCAAAAATCAGCCCAGCTGTTCTATTCATTATCGTGATTTTGGCCGTTTTGTTCTTCATCTCCGGTTTGCTTCACTTACTCGTTAGATTCTTAACAAAACACAACTCTCAATCGCACTCAAATCAATCAAATCGATTCCCAGATGGGTCTCCATCCGACACACTTCAACGACAACTCCAACAGCTTTTCCATTTACATGATTCCGGTTTAGATCAAACATTCATCGACGCTCTTCCTGTTTTTATGTACAAAGAAGTAGTCGGAGCTCACGAGCCCTTCGATTGCGCTGTTTGTTTATGCGAGTTTTCTGAAAACGATAAATTGCGGTTACTCCCAACGTGTAGCCATGCTTTTCATATCAGTTGTATAGATACATGGCTTCTATCGAATTCGACATGTCCCCTTTGCAGAAACACTCTTTTCGATCCTGAATTCTCCATGGATAATCCAATTTTCGATTTCGATGATCCCCGGGAAGCagatgagattagggtttcatcaaaaaCAATTGATCCCGAACAAACGCCGATTGAAAAGGGGGTTTTTTCTGTCAGACTTGGAAAGTTCAGAAAATTGACTGAAAGTGAAGGCGAAACAGGAGGTGAGACTAGTAGTAGTAATTTAGATGCTCGAAGATGTTATTCAATGGGTTCTTATGAGTATGTTGTGAGGGACACGAATCTTAGGGTTCCATTGAATCATCATCAAAAAGATCTCCCGAATTTGAAATTTGTGAAAGGGGTAGAAGAACGAATCGCGGATCATAGAATGGATGAAGATATTGAGGGGAAAAAGATTAATATTGGAGCAAAAACGGATAGTTTTTCGGTTTCAAAGATTTGGTTATGGtctaagaaaagaaaatttgcgACTTCTTCAGAGAATCATCATATGCATAATTTGTCTGCAGTTGATATGGAATTACCACGAATTGGGAGAATTCAAggtacatga
- the LOC111914054 gene encoding aminodeoxychorismate synthase, chloroplastic, whose protein sequence is MNFNFNPHSNYSEITSNYPESSQSININKPQFISSIKATDITKRDSIQVSSHDARKVVLSSQMEGLGTRFIEKSLSKPKQKLEFIRTLLIDNYDSYTYNIYQELSVVNGLPPVVVRNDEWTWEEACYYIYEERAFDNIVISPGPGSPACPADIGICFKLLLECGDIPILGVCLGHQALGYVHGANVVHAFEPVHGRLSEIQHNGCKLFHDIPSGKNSGFKVVRYHSLVIDPKSLPKELIPLAWTCSTDTISSLVDQKFDQSNYVETTPDNKVLMGIMHSTRPHYGLQFHPESIATCHGSRIFKNFREITEDFWGWKDSCSVNDRKLKYNACMQVGNGSWEFKDNPRRSYLSFLDTNPFDIYERANSSNLRNDVKFLKLEWRKIENLCSQIGGAKNIFLELFGDEKAENTFWLDSSSTEKRRARFSFMGGKGGSLWKQITFRLSDLDPSEITSTSGGGGNITIENAQGLSTTTFLEEGCFHFMNKELQSIHYDEKDFQGLPFEFYGGYVGYLGYGLKVECGAPYNQHKAKTPDACFFFVDNLIAIDHSNDDIYVLNLHDQTTKTKTKTTWVNDVYQKLITLKPSSTTLPKVQYLNNNKKTESTFLSDKSEEQYIKDVEKCQEFIKDGESYELCLTTQMRKKLGDSNRLGIYLHLREKNPAPYAAWLNFSKEDLTICCSSPERFLRLDRDGVLEAKPIKGTIARGSTPHEDYMLKSQLQHSEKDQAENLMIVDLLRNDLGRVCDPGSVHVPRLMDVESYATVHTMVSTVQGKKRSNLTAIDCVRAAFPGGSMTGAPKLRSMELLDSLESCSRGIYSGCIGFFSYNQTFDLNIVIRTVVVHQGEASVGAGGAIVSLSSPQEEYKEMVLKSRAPVNSVLEYEQKSVEQ, encoded by the exons ATGAACTTCAATTTCAATCCACACTCGAATTATTCAGAGATCACATCCAATTATCCAGAAAGTTCACAAAGCATAAACATCAATAAACCACAGTTCATATCTTCAATCAAGGCTACTGACATCACCAAAAGAGACAGCATCCAAGTGTCTAGTCATGATGCTAGAAAAGTAGTGCTTTCAAGTCAAATGGAAGGATTAGGAACACGTTTTATTGAAAAGTCATTGTCAAAGCCAAAACAGAAGTTGGAATTTATCAGGACATTGCTGATTGACAACTATGACAGCTACACATACAATATATACCAAGAGTTATCTGTTGTTAATGGAT TGCCTCCTGTTGTGGTGAGAAATGATGAATGGACATGGGAGGAGGCTTGCTATTACATTTATGAAGAGAGAGCTTTTGATAATATTGTCATATCACCAGGTCCAGGATCACCAGCATGCCCAGCTGATATAg GAATTTGTTTTAAGTTGCTGCTAGAGTGTGGAGACATTCCAATCTTAGGTGTTTGTCTTGGACACCAG GCTTTAGGCTATGTGCATGGTGCTAATGTTGTGCATGCCTTTGAACCTGTTCATGGACGTTTAAG TGAAATACAGCATAATGGCTGCAAACTATTCCATGATATTCCTTCTGGGAAAAATTCTGGTTTTAAG GTTGTTCGATATCATTCCCTAGTGATAGATCCAAAGTCACTTCCAAAGGAACTTATACCTTTAGCATGGACTTGTTCAACTGATACAATATCTTCTCTGGTTGACCAAAAGTTTGACCaatcaaattatgttgaaacTACACCTGATAATAAAGTTCTCATGGGTATCATGCACTCCACAAGGCCTCATTATGGTTTACAG TTTCATCCCGAGAGCATTGCCACCTGTCATGGGAGTCGGATATTTAAAAATTTCAGAGAAATTACAGAAGACTTTTGGGGATGGAAGGACTCTTGTTCTGTTAATGACAGGAAGTTAAAGTATAATG CGTGCATGCAGGTGGGAAATGGAAGTTGGGAGTTTAAAGACAATCCCAGAAGAAGTTATCTGTCTTTTCTTGATACAAACCCTTTTGATATATACGAGAGGGCAAATTCGTCAAATTTGAGAAATGATGTCAAGTTTTTGAAGTTAGAATGGAGGAAAATTGAGAATTTGTGTTCGCAAATCGGTGGTGCAAAAAACATATTTCTTGAATTGTTTGGAGATGAAAAGGCTGAAAATACCTTTTGGCTTGATAGCTCCTCTACAGAAAAG AGAAGAGCAAGATTTTCGTTTATGGGTGGAAAAGGTGGCTCTCTTTGGAAACAGATAACATTCAGATTATCGGATTTGGACCCAAG TGAGATTACATCTACAAGTGGAGGTGGAGGTAATATTACAATTGAAAATGCTCAAGGATTATCCACCACAACATTTTTGGAAGAAGGTTGCTTCCATTTCATGAATAAG gaACTTCAATCTATTCATTATGATGAAAAAGATTTCCAAGGATTACCATTTGAATTTTACGGTGGATACGTAGGCTATCTCGG aTATGGCCTTAAAGTAGAATGTGGTGCACCATATAACCAACACAAGGCAAAAACACCAGATGCGTGTTTCTTCTTTGTAGACAATCTTATAGCAATAGATCATTCCAATGATGATATCTACGTTCTAAATTTACACGATCAAaccacaaaaacaaaaacaaaaacaacatgGGTCAATGATGTTTATCAAAAGCTTATAACCTTAAAACCATCTTCTACCACTCTTCCCAAAGTCCAATACCTTAATAACAACAAAAAAACCGAAAGTACGTTTCTTTCAGATAAAAGTGAAGAACAGTATATAAAAGATGTGGAAAAGTGTCAGGAGTTTATAAAAGATGGTGAAAGCTATGAGCTGTGTTTAACAACTCAAATGAGAAAGAAGTTAGGAGATTCGAATCGTTTAGGGATTTACTTACATCTTAGAGAGAAGAATCCTGCTCCTTATGCTGCATGGCTTAATTTTTCAAAGGAAGATTTAACTATTTGTTGTTCTTCCCCTGAGAGATTCTTGAGGTTAGATAGAGATGGTGTTCTTGAAGCTAAACCTATCAAGGGTACTATAGCGCGTGGGTCCACACCTCACGAAGATTACATGCTTAAATCACAACTACAACACAG TGAAAAAGACCAAGCGGAAAATTTAATGATAGTCGATTTGCTAAGAAACGACTTGGGTCGCGTATGCGACCCAGGTTCGGTCCACGTCCCGCGGCTCATGGACGTGGAATCATACGCGACCGTGCACACCATGGTGAGTACGGTGCAAGGCAAGAAACGGTCAAACCTAACTGCAATCGATTGCGTTCGAGCCGCATTCCCTGGTGGCTCGATGACCGGTGCACCCAAATTAAGGTCAATGGAACTTCTAGACTCTTTGGAAAGTTGCTCGAGAGGCATATACTCGGGGTGTATTGGCTTCTTTTCATATAACCAAACTTTTGATCTCAATATTGTCATACGGACCGTGGTTGTTCACCAAGGTGAAGCTTCGGTTGGTGCTGGTGGGGCCATTGTGTCTCTTTCAAGTCCCCAAGAAGAGTATAAAGAAATGGTTTTGAAATCAAGAGCTCCGGTTAACTCCGTACTCGAATATGAACAAAAATCAGTGGAACAGTAG